Genomic DNA from Nitratidesulfovibrio vulgaris str. Hildenborough:
TTATATCGCGCGCAACAGCCTCAAGGTGACGCCGCAGCGGATGCTCATCGTCGATGTCTTCCTGAAAGTAGGCGGGCATCTCACCACCGAAGAGGTCTATGAGCGTGTCAAGGCCGTCGACCCCTCTGTGGGGCAGGCGACCGTCTACCGAACGATGAAGCTCCTGTGCGACTCAGGTCTCGCCAAGGAAGTGCATTTCGGGGACGGTGTGGCGCGTTACGAGCAGAAGTACGGTAGCAAGCACCACGACCACCTCATCTGCGAGAGGTGTGGCGCCAATATCGAAGTGCTCGACGACGACATCGAACGCTTGCAGGAAGAGTTGGCCAGACGGCACGGCTACGTGCTGACCTCGCACCGGATGTATCTCTATGGCATCTGCGCCTCATGCCGCGAGCGTCGCTGACCGGAAGCGCATGTGAAGACTGCTGTGAGCGGGGGAGGAACCTTGGGGTTCTTCCCCCTTTCGTTTGCAGAAGGACGCCATCGGGCGGGGGCTAGGCATGCGTGCGCTGTCTGCTTCGAATACGCTTCCGGGCATTGTCGCCGTTGGGCAAGTGCGGGTGAACGACACGCGCCGTCCCGAAGACAGCAGGGGGAATGTGTTTGTCGGGGCCCTTCACGCATCGCCTCGGAGGGCTACGACGCGTGGCGTTCATAGGGTGTGCGCCCCTAGGCAACGCCGACTGGACGAATGGAGAAGCGCAAACGCGGGTTTGCGAAAGGGCGCTAACACAGGTTTACGATGCAAAGTGATGTTTGCAGCTTGCCGAGTCGTCCTGCACATTAACATTCTTTAATTAAAAGCTGTTAATGAATCTCTCTTTCTGGCACGCTTCTTGTTCAAAGAAGCACAAACGTGGCGTGTCGTTACGCCACATGTCAGCAAGGAGGGAACAATGGCTGAAAATGAAAGCAACGTCGTGGTCGACCACGGGCAGTCGCGTCTGTCCGACCTGTGGACCAAAGAGGACTACTGGGCCATCTGGCTTGGTTTCGTCATTCTCATCGCAGGGATGTGGTTGTTCCTCGCCAATCCTTCGCCCGAATTCGCGCAGAAGGTGGACAAGGCCAACGCGGTCATGGCGGCAGAGGCCGAACGCGCGCCCTTCAAGACCCTTGCCTACTACAAGGCACAGGATGACAAGGGCAAGCTCAAGGCCATGGACTCCGCCACCGGCAAGTCCATCGGAGCCTTCCTGAAGGCGCCCGGAGGCTGGACATCGAATCCTCTCGAGTCCTTCGTGCTTTCCAAGGAAGCCGCCGAGGAGCGCAACGCCGCGGCAAAGTCGAAGTTCGAGGCCGCAAAGGCCAAGTCCGATGCCGCATTCGCTGCCGCGCAGGTGGCTGAGGCAGCCGCCGCAGAAGCCGGTTTTGCCGACACCGCACTCAATGACGCCGCGCAGGGCAAGATCGCCGAATGGCGCGCAGACCTTGCCAAGATGAAGTCCGCCGAGAAGAAGGTGAAGACCAAGGCCTTCAACATCTCCACGTCGCTGCCGATGCTCATGGTGGTCATGGGGCTGTTCTTCGCCATCGGCATGAAGTTCATGGGCCATGATGTTCCCAAGTTCCTTGTCGGCTTCATCGGCGTGTTCGTGGTTGCCGTCATCGCGCAGATGATGGGCCACCAGAGCACCATGAAGTACTGGGGCATCGGCACCGAAGCGTGGGCCATCATCATCGGGATGCTCATCGCCAACACCGTGGGCACGCCCAATTTCATCAAGCCCGCCCTGCAGGTCGAGTACTACATCAAGACCGGTCTTGTGCTGCTGGGTGCCGAAGTGCTGTTCGACAAGATCATCGCCATCGGCATCCCCGGTATCTTCGTGGCATGGGTCGTCACCCCCATCGTGCTCATCTGCACCTTCATCTTCGGTCAGAAGATCCTGAAGATGCCTTCGAAGACGCTGAATATGGTCATCTCCGCCGACATGTCGGTGTGCGGCACCTCTGCTGCCATCGCCACGGCTGCGGCCTGCCGCGCCAAGAAGGAGGAGCTCACCCTGTCCATCGGCCTGTCGCTGGTGTTCACCGCCATCATGATGATCGTCATGCCTGCCTTCATCAAGTCCGTGGGCATGCCGCAGATTCTCGGCGGTGCATGGATGGGCGGTACCATCGACGCCACGGGTGCCGTTGCCGCTGCCGGTGCGTTCCTCGGCGAGAAGGCCCTGTACGTGGCTGCCACCATCAAGATGATCCAGAACGTGCTCATCGGTGTGGTCGCCTTCGGTGTGGCCGTGTACTGGTGCGCCCGCGTCGAATGCACTTCGGGCCGTAGCGTGGGCTGGATCGAAATCTGGAACCGCTTCCCCAAGTTCGTCCTCGGCTTCCTCACCGCGTCGATCATCTTCTCGATCATCTCCGGCAGCCTCGGCTCGGACATGAGCCAGATCATGGTCAACCAGGGCGTCCTGAAGGGTCTGTCGTCGCCGCTGCGTGGCTGGTTCTTCTGCCTCGCCTTCACCGCCATCGGTCTTGCCACGAACTTCCGTGAACTGGCGCACTACTTCAAGGGCGGCAAGCCGCTCATCCTGTACGTGTGCGGTCAGAGCTTCAACCTTGTGTTGACGCTGACCATGGCCTACATCATGTTCTACATCGTCTTCCCGGAAATCACCGCGAAGATTTAAGGGAACGGCTGGCGGGGGCTACGGCCCCCGCCTCAATCCGCAAGGAGCGAAAGATGGTACAGGCGAGTCTTCCGGTGAGGCTGCTGCGACTCGGATTCGGCATCGGGGTGTTGTGGTTCGCGTTCTGGGTGGTGGGGCCGCGCATCGTCGCCAGTGTTCCGGCCCTTGCCCACTACGGTGCGGTGCAGGACATCTACGGTATCCGTAGCGGAGCGCTCTATTACAATGATGTGGACGCCACGCAGGCTGCCGAGAACAATTCACGGGACAGTTGGCGGTTCACGCCCCAGGGACCGGAACAAGGGGGCTAGCCGTTGACGGGGCACGCTCCTGCCCCTAGACTCCGTTTCATTCTGTAACGCGGCCCCGTGCCGCCTTTTTCGCTTTCGAGACGCCATGCACAATCGCAAATCGCATACTCTGGAGCACAAGTTCCTGCTCAGCCTCGGGCTTGCCGGACTTGTCCTGTGCGTGGTCTTTTCCTTCATATTCTATGTGCATATGCGTGGAGTGGTCGAAGAGCAGGTGCGTGACAAGGCCGAACTGGTCTTCGCCCAGATTGACGCCATTCAGGGGTACGTGCGCGAGACGCTCCGGCCCAGCATGTTCAAGACGCACCCCGGCGAGTTCTTCATCGAGGGCATGTCCTCTTCGTTCATTTCCCGGAATATCATGGAACGCATGGGCGACAAGGCTGTCGGCCATGTCTACAGGCGGGTCGCCATCGGCGCACGCAACCCGGCGTCGGAGGCGGATGAGCTTGAGCGGTCGCTCATCGAGCGGTTCCGGGCTCGCGAGGACGAGACGCAGTGGGCCGGAACGCTGAACCTTCGCGGTACCGATCATTTCGTCATCACCCGGCAGGTGCGCTTCACGGCCGAATGCATGCCTTGCCATGGCGTGCCAGGCGACGCGCCGCCGGAGCTCATCCGCATGTATGGCGAAAGGGGCTTCGGGCACAAACTCGACAGCATCGACGGGCTCGACTTCGTCGCGTTCCCTGTCGGTTCCAGCGAAGCGCAGCTCAAGGGTGTCATCACCTCCTATTTCATTCTCTTCGTGCTCTGCGCCACGTTCTTCTTTGCCACTGCATTCTTCGTGTTCAGGGTGCTCGTCGTGCGCCGTCTGCATGACCTTGCCGCCTCGTTCAGAAAGACGCTCGGTTTCGACGGGCAATCGCGAGCGCTTGAACGCCTCGACGGGCTTCAGGAAGGGGACGAGGTCGAAGAGATCGTCGAACGGTTCGAGGATGTGGCACATCATCTCGCCGAGGCCCGTAACCAGTTGCAGGCGTATGCCGACAATTTGCGCGACATGGTGGACGCCCGCACCGAGGCCCTTTCGCAGGAGGCCGCAGAACGGCGCGCCGACGTGAGCCTGTTCGTGCAACTGCTCGAAGACATGCGTGGAACCCATACCCGCGAGCGTCTCTGGCGCGGAGCCCTGCCCCAGATTGCTAAACGGTTCGGCACGCGGCGTGTGGGCTATGTCTGCACCTTCGTGTCGCACAACCATTATGTGTGGCCGTCCAATGAACCCCTCCCGGAATTGCCTGAACCGCTCACCCCGCTGCTTACGGAGGGGCGTGTGCATGTTTTCGGAACGCGGGTCTTCGTGCCGGTGGAAGCGCAGGACGGGGCGACCGAGGGGTTGCTCTGCCTCGAATGGGCGACGCCCGAAGAGGCTGCGAGGCAGAATATGGATGTCTTGCGCGCACTCGGCAGACAGCTAGGAACCGTAGCCGAGAACATCTCTGCGCTCGATCGCATGATGCGGCAGATGGACCTGCTGCAAGCCGTCTTCGATGGTGTCGGCGACCCTCTCGCACTCCTCGACGCCAAGGGGCGACTTGTCATCGCCAATGATGGCGCACGGCGTCTGGCTACCGAACTCGGCGGCACCGACGGCTACGGCAATCTGCTGGCACCGTTGCTCGGTACGTCGTGCGAGACCGAGATCGAAGCCGTTGCCCATGGCGGAGCCGTGTTGCACCGAGAGGTGCAACTGGATGACGGCAGGTCTTTCAGTGTGCAACTCTATCCCTTGCCGCGTGTCGAGGAACGCCCCGGCAGGGTGGCGGCCTACATCCATGAAACCACCGCCGAGCGCCGGATGCTCGCCCGCGTGAATCAGAGTGAACGCATGGCCACGGTGGGCAAGCTTTCTGCGGGCCTTGCCCATGAGATCAACAACCCGCTGGGCGTCATCCTGTGCTATGCCGAACTGCTGCGCCAGGGGGCGACCGCAGAACAGCAGGACGACCTGGGCATCATCCTGCGGCATACCCGGCAGGCCCAGAAGGTGCTGCGCGACCTGCTCGACTTCGCGCGGCCCAAGGCCTTTGAGGGGGTGCTGACCGACGCGGCTGGTGTGGCGCGGCGCATGGCGGAGGTCTTCGGGCCTCAGGCCGCCCACCGTGGGGGACGGGTACAGGTCGAGGCTGAAGATGGCTTGCCGCCTGCCCGCATCGGTGAGCAGGCCCTTGAGCAGATACTCTCGAACCTGCTCCTCAATGCCATCGATGCGCTCACAGGCGAGGATGGACTCATCAGAATACGGCTTCGCAGCCATGGGCTGAACGTCCGTATCGATGTGGAGGACAATGGCCTCGGGGTGGAGACCGATGCCCTGCAACGGGTGTTCGACCCGTTCTATACCACCAAGGAGACAGGCACAGGGTTGGGGCTTTCCGTCGTCTATGGCATCGTGACCGATGCCGGAGGCACGGCGGAGGTCTTGCAAAGCCATGAACTGGGCGGTGCCGTCTTCCGGGTGACACTGCCGGCCGGGACCGCCCCTGAAGCCGGGGCCACAGAGGAGAAGGTGTAGGAATGGCAAACAGGCAGAGGGTGCTTCTCGTCGATGACGAGCAGGATTTCGCCAACGGGCTGGCTCGCCTCATAGCCCGTCTTTTTCCAGACGTGCACGTGGATGTCGCCTTCTCCGGTCAGGACGCGCTGGAGCATATCCGCAAGCAGCGCGTCCACGTCATGGTGACCGACCTGCGTATGCCGGGTATGGGCGGCATGGAACTGCTCAGGCGGGTCATGGAGACGGAACCCGATGTGAGCGTCGTGGTGCTCACCGCCCACGGCACCATCGAGACCGCGGTGGAAGCGTTGCAGGCCGGGGCCTACGATTTCGTGACCAAGCCCGTCGAGCCTGAACAGGTGGCGCGCGTCCTTCGCAAGGGACTTGAGAGGGCACGCCTGCTCGACGAGAACAGGCGCTTGCGCGACCTCGTGGCACTGGTGGGCGAATCCGGTGAACTGGTGGGCGAGAGCCCCGCCATGCAGTCTGTACGCCGCACCGTCGCCACGGTTGCCCCTTCCGACTACACCGTGCTCATTCGTGGCGAGTCGGGTACCGGCAAGGAGATGGTCGCGCGGATGGTACATCGTTTAAGTCCGCGTGTTGACGAACCCTTTCTTGCCCTCAATTGTCCGGCCATTCCCGAACATCTGCTTGAGAGCGAGCTCTTCGGTCACGTCCGGGGAGCATTCACAGGCGCGGAAAGGGATCGCAAGGGCCTGTTCTCCATTGCCGACGGTGGCACTGTCCTGCTTGATGAAATCGGTGACATCTCATCGAACATCCAGACAAAACTGCTGCGCTTCCTGCAAGAGGGAGAGGTGCGCCCCGTGGGGTCGCCCCGCAATGAGCACGTGGACGTCCGCATCATCGCCTCCACCAATCAGGACCTTGAAGCCCGCATGGCGTCGCGCGACTTTCGCGAAGACCTCTTCTACCGCCTCAATGTCGTCACCATCTGGGTTCCGCCGTTGCGTGAACGGCTTTCAGACATCCCTCTGCTTGCGGCGACGTTCCTCGCCCGTGCAAGTCGGGAACTCGGTGTACCGCAGCGTGACTTCGATGAAGGCGTCCTCGACCATCTCATGCGGCGCGAATGGCCGGGCAACGTGCGTGAATTGCAGAACTACGTGCGCAGGCTCGCCCTGTTCAGCCGGGGGGATGGCATCACGCTTGATGCCGTGCAACAGGCCGAACAGAGCGAGAGCGGAGCCCCTGCCGCCCTCTGTGTGCCGTCTCCCGTGGCGGAGGGAGAGGTGATGCCCTACAAGGATGCCAAGGCATCGCTGGTCGAGTCGTTCAGTGAGAGGTACCTGCGCGACCTTCTGGAGAGTACGGGGGGCAATGTCACCGAGGCTGCCAGACTTTCGGGGCTGTCGCGCGTGTCCATCCAGAAGATGGTCGCCCGTTACGGTATCGATGCCGCAGCCATGCGTGCCAACGGCAGTTGACCGATGGCTGGCCGTGGGCCCGTGCCGCTCCTAGGTGGTCAGGCCCCGGACATCATCACTTCGCGGCTGGTGCCCGCTGCATCGTGGCGATGAGGATGCCCCCGACGATGAGGGCGCAACTTGCCACGTGGGCGAGGGTTATCGTCTCGCCGAGAAGCAGGGCGGCTTCTGTCGCACTGAAAAGCGGTAGCGAATAGTAGACCAGTGCCGATTTGGCCGGGCCTATACGCTCAACGGCGACACTCCAGCACAGGTACGCCAGCAACGAGGCGCCAATGCCGATGTAGAGCACTGCGCCGACCACGGCGGGAGTCACCGCGAGTTGCGCACCGTGCCCCCATTCCCAAGCGAGCATGGGAAGGATGCCCACGACGCCGATGGCGAACGTGGTGGTCAGCGACCCGAGGGCCGAAATGCCTTCGGGTTTCTTGCGTAGCAGGACGGAGTAGCTTGCGAAGGTGAGCGCAGCTGCCAGCATCCACAGGTCGCCGACGGCGAATCGCAGCGAGGCGAGGCGTGTGAAGTCCCCTCTGGTGACAAGGACGAGTGTCCCGCAAAGCGAGACGGCGACCCCGGCGGCGCGGCGCAGGGTGACGGCCTCACCGAGAAGGATGCGGGAAAGGATGATGATCCAGACGGGCGACGAACTGGCTATGAGCGCCATGTTGATGGCTTCGGTGGTACGCCCCGCAATGTAGATGAACGTGTTGAACACCGAGACGCCCGTGATGCCTGCCATGATGAAATAGGTGAGGTTGGCGCGCAGAAGCGGCATGTCGCGGCGCACGGCACCAAGCCCGAAGGGCAGAATCACCACGAGGGCCGTGACCCAGCGCAGAAAGGATGTGGTGACGGGGGGGACGGTGTCGGCGAGGGCGCGGGCCACGATGAAGTTGCCCGACCAGATGACGGTGGCGGCAAGGGCGCAGAGGTAGCCAGTTGCCTTGGCAGAACGGGGCATGATGCTTCCTGGTAGGCTTCGGTTGGTAAGAAGCTAGCTCATGCGATGTTGGGGGCTTGCCGTCAAGTAGGCACTTTTGCGGAACCAAGGCTCGTGGGAGGGGGGGGCACTGCCATCCCGGCCCGTCGGCCTTTCCGTGTGCGGGAAGCGGAAAGGCCGACGGGGGGCTGGGCTGCTAGGCGTTGCGCCTGCGCAGGAGGGCTGCGCTCATGGCGATGTTGCCAAGTAGCGACAGGCCGAGGAGAGTCGCCGTGAGGCCGGAAGGGCCTTCGGCGTTGCCGGAAGGCTGTCGGGCGGTGGATGAGTCCGCACCGGCAGCAATGGTCATTTCAGAGCGGTGTCCCATGCCGTCGCTGACGACGAGGCGCCATGAGCCGGGCTTGTCCGGAAGGACGGCGATGCGGCCCTTCGCGTCTGTTCGGGCGTTCTGGTGCTCGACCCCTTCCGGGTCGAAGAGGGTCGCCTCGGCGAACGCCATGGGGGTGCCGTCGGAGTAGTAGAAGCGGATTGCCTCGGCGTTGAGCGTTTCAGGCACATGGCCGACGCCATGAGCGTGGGCGGTGTCGTTCCATGCCGCAAGCACCGTGAGTAGTGCTATTGCCATGGCATTCAAGGCGACCGGGCGCGTGAGGCGGAAACCCTGAAGCACGTCTACCTCACAGGGAATACGAGCGTGGCGCGCATCACATGGGCGTCATACTCTGCCGTCTTCGTCCTGTCGGTGTGTTCAACGCGCACCATCCACAAGCCCGATGTCGAAAGCCTGATGGACGCTAGGCCGTCCCCGCCCGGTTCCGTAAGGTAGGCCCATGTGTTGGCGGCGTCACTGAACCCGTCATACGTGGCGGTCACGCTTTCGGGTGCGAAGGGCTTGCCGTCGAGCAGTACCTTGAAGCGGACGGTGTCTCCGGGGCGGGCCGCAAGCGGGTTGTCCACGGGGACGATCTCGAGCCTGTCTCCAGCGACCTTATCAAACCCTTCGGTCTTGCCGTCGACCGGAAGGAGCGTCTTGGCGAATTTCTCGTACTTGTTGCTGGTGATGGCATTCTTGTGGGTGTCGCGCCCGCCCTTCAGCCAGCCTTTGGGGGTGTTGCTCCAGATTTCCCCTTTGCGGTGGGCACGAAGCAGCGCTGCGCCGGACTTGCCAAGCTTCACCTTGCCCTCATGCTGGAGGAAGACGCTGTCGGCCTGCAAGGTGATATCCTTGCCTTCGTAGGTCGCTGACACGCTGGCGGGGTCTTCGAGTTCTTCACTTTTGAGAAAGGCGTGAGTGGCTACCAGTCCGAACGGTACTTCCTGCCCGGTGTGGTACACCTGCCACGGTTGCGGAACGAGTGCGAATTCGTGGGCCGCAGCCCCGGACGGCAGGGCAAGAAGCAGGGTGATGACGGACGCGGCGATGCGGGTACGCATGAGTGACTCCCTGAAATGTGTGTTACGAATAATAAAAAAGTATGCGCTATGGGTAGTCTTATTTCAAAAAGGTGTCAAGGTGGAAAGGCTTCTGTGGGTTGCCCCCTTGCCATGGGCAGGGTATGGACGTGATTTCGATCGCCAAGAAGGGAGCATGTCCATGCAGCAACGATTCTTCAGGGTGTTGACGGTCTCGGAACTCGTGGCACTGCTACGTACCTGTGCCCCTCTGGGTGCGGAATGCCCGACAGCGGGGCGCAGTGACTCCTTGCCTATCGAGGATGCAGCTTCTCTCGACTCTTCCGATGCGCCTACTTCCCTTGAATCGTCCGGTTCCCTTGATTCGCTGGACGGGCGAGTGCTTGCCAAGGCCGTGGTCGCGCGCGAGAACCTTCCGGCTACGCACCGGGCCGCCATGGACGGGTATGCCGTGCGCGCTGCCGACCTTTTCGGGGCGTCCGAGGGCAGTCCGGCATATCTCGATGTCGTGGGGCATAGTGCCATCGACGCCCGACCGGATGTGACTCTCGGCCCCGGACAGTGTCTCGGCATCGTCACAGGTGGAACCTTGCCCGAAGGGGCGGATGCCGTCCTCATGGTGGAATATGCCCACGACCTCGGGGGCGGCGCCATCGAAGCGCACCGGCCCGTTGCGCCGTGGGAGAATGTGATGCTCCGGGCCGAGGACGCGGAAGAAGGGCGCGTCGTCCTGCCTGCGGGTACGCTTCTGCGACCGCAGGAAGTGGGCCTTCTGGCCGCATTGGGCGAGACGGCACCTTTGGTGCATCGCAGGCCCCGTGTGGCGGTCATCTCGACTGGCGACGAACTGGTTCCCGCCGATGCGACCCCGCGTGACGGGCAGATTCGCGATGTGAACACCCATACGCTGGCATGTCTTGTGCGTCGCGCCGGGGCCGTGCCCCGCTGCATGGGACTCGTACCCGATGTCTTGCCCGCGCTGGAAGCCGCATTGCGGCAGGGGCTTGAAACAGCCGACGTCGTGTTGCTTTCCGGCGGTAGTTCTGTCGGTGTGCGTGACCTCACCGTGGCGGCGCTTGAACGCATCGAAGGGGCCGAGTTGCTGTGCCACGGTGTGGCCATCAGCCCCGGCAAGCCGCTCATCGTCGCGCGTGTCGGTGAAAAGCTGGTGTGGGGGCTGCCCGGTCAGGTTACGTCGGCGCAGGTGGTCATGCACGTCCTCGGTATGCCTTTCCTGCGGCATCTGGCCGGATGGCAGGATGCGTTCGACATGTCGCGCTGGCCTTCGCGTCGTGCGGTGCTTGCCCGGAACACGGCCACCCGTCAGGGACGTGAGGACTACATCCGGGTTCGTCTCGACCCTCGCCCCGACGACCTGCCAGAGGCCGTTCCGCTGTTCGGCAAGTCCGGCCTGCTCAAGACCCTCGTCGGTTCCGACGGGGTCGTCCGCATCCCCGCCGAAGTCGAAGGACTGGAGCGTGGTGCGCTGGTCGACGTGTTGCTCTTCGGGGAACGCTAGGATGCGCATCCTCGTTTTCGGCGACGTAGTGGGCAAGCCGGGGCGCCTTGCCCTGCGTGAGCGCCTGCCCTCGCTTCGGGTGGCCCATGCGGCCGATGTGGTGGTGGTCAACGGCGAGAATGCCTCCGGGGGTATCGGACTCACGGTTGAGTCCATGCGCGAGTTGTTCGCCTGCGGTGTCGACATCCTGACCAGCGGCAACCACATCTGGAAGCATCGCGAAATCTACGCCACCCTCGACCGCGAACCACGACTGCTGCGCCCGGCGAATTACCCGGACGGTAGCCCCGGCAGGGGGGTGTATGTGCATGAACTGTCCGACGGCAGGCGGGTGGCGGTACTGAATCTCCTCGGGCGCACCTACATGGACGCGCTGGAGTGTCCCTTCCGTACGGCGGACATGCTGCTTGCCTCCGTGCCAGAGGACGTGACTGTGCGTATCGTCGATTTCCATGCCGAGGCCACCAGCGAGAAGAAGGCACTGGGCTGGCATCTGGACGGGCGCGTCTCGGCGGTACTGGGAACCCATACCCATGTGCAGACTGCCGATGCCATGCTGCTGCCCGGTGGTACTGCGTACCTGACCGACCTTGGCATGTGCGGGGTCGAGGCGTCGGTGCTGGGCATGGACCACAAGGTCATCGTAGACCGCTTTCTGACGGCCATGCCACAACGGTTCAGACCCGCATCGGGGCGTGGTTCACTGAATGGCGTGTTCCTTGAGGTGGATGATGCCACAGGGCAGGCGCTGCGCATGGAGTGCCTGCGAGAGGGGTGCCCCACTGCCGTGCGCGAGGTGTGGCGCGGCGAGGCGGAGATGCCCGCAGAGATGCCAGCAGAAAGGCCCGATGACGAGTCCGGGCAGAGGCCATGAGCGTGATGGGGCGTGTAAACCCCATGCCGGGTGCTCACGCATCGCCCTGCCCTCTCCTGTAGTGGGCGATTGTGCCGCATCGGGTTGAAGACAGGGCCATGGGAGTCCGGCGAGACGGCGTGGGTGCAGAAGATTGACACGGCAACGGTTCTCTGCAAGACCGTGCCGATACCATACAATCGGGGTTAGCGTAATGATCGACATCGACAGGCAACTGGAGCACATCAAGCGGGGCTGCGCCGAACTCATCGACGAGGGTGAACTCCGCAAGAAGCTTGAGCGGGGCACGCCGTTGCGCATCAAGGCGGGGTTCGACCCCACTGCGCCCGACCTGCACCTCGGGCACACGGTGCTCATCCACAAGCTGCGCCATTTTCAGGAACTCGGCCACACCGTAATCTTCCTCATCGGCGACTTCACCGGGCTCATCGGTGACCCCTCGGGTCGTTCCGATACCCGTCCGCCGCTGACGCGCGAGCAGGTGCTCGCCAATGCCGAGACCTACAAGCAGCAGGTCTTCAAGATTCTCGACCCGGAAAAGACCGTGGTCGACTTCAATTCGCGCTGGATGGGTGAATTCGGCGCGGCGGACTTCATCAGGCTCGCATCTCGCTATACCGTGGCGCGGATGATGGAGCGTGACGATTTCGAGAAACGCTACAAGGAAGGACGCCCCATCGCTGTCCACGAATTCCTGTACCCGTTGGTGCAGGGCTACGATTCCGTGGCCCTCAAGGCCGATGTGGAACTGGGCGGTACGGACCAGAAGTTCAACCTGCTCGTGGGGCGGCATCTGCAGTCTCAATACGGGCAGGAGCCTCAGTGCATCCTCACCATGCCGCTCCTCGAAGGGCTGGATGGCGTCAAGAAGATGTCAAAATCCCTGGGCAACTATGTGGGTATCGATGAATCGCCCGCCGACATGTTCGGCAAGCTCATGTCCGTCTCAGACGAACTGATGTGGCGCTACTTCGAACTCATCTCCTCGCGTTCCCTTGATGAAATCGCCGACCTTCGCCGCAAGGTGGAGACGGGTGAGGCGCATCCCAAGCTGGTGAAGGAGTCGCTGGCCTACGAATTGACCACCCGCTACCATGGCGAAGACAAGGCCGCAGAGGCACAGCAGGGCTTCAATGCCGTATTCGCCGGTGGCGGCGTGCCGGACGACGCGCCGGTGCATGCCTGCGACCATGGCGACGACAGCACCCCGCCCGCCTTCCTTGAAGCCGCAGGACTCGTGAAGTCCCGTGGCGAGGCCAAGCGCCTCATCAAGGAAGGGGCACTGTCTGTGGATGGGGTACGCTGCGATGACGCCAATAGCCCCCTTGCCTCTGGCGAGTACGTCATCAAACTCGGCAAGAAGCGCTTCCTGCGCCTCACCGTGCGCTAGCTACGCTTCGATTCTATTTCGCCCCCGGCAGCCCGGTGTAAGCACAGCTGGGTGATACGAGGGCGTGGCAGACAATGCCAGAAGAAGCCCCCTCCTGCGATGCGGGAGGGGGCTTCTAGTATCTTCAGGCTTCGACAGCCGGGTCATGCGCGCCGAAGAGTGGCGGAGGGTATCAGTTCGTGAGTCCGGGCAACTCCACGAGGAATTCTATCCCTTCGTCATAGACGTCGTAGGTGTAGCGCAGGATGAACTTGTAGCAGGGGTTGCTGTAGATGAGGTCGAAAGCGCGTTCGTAGCCTTCCTGACGCACGAAGTCATAGTACATGTGCCCGGCGGCCGACCATGGCCCCCACATGTTGACGGCGGCGGTGAGCGTGGCGAGGTTGCCTGTATAGGCGCGTTTCCGGTTGTATTCGTCCAGCTTCGGTCTGTAGCTGTACCCCGTGCTGATATAGCCCCACCGCTGTGATGTGAAGGTCACGCCCTGGTCGTGCCGCGTGAAGTCTCCAAGATAGGGCGACCAGTCGCTGCGCGTGTAGATGCTCAGCCAGTCGAACACGCCGAACCGAAGGTCGGAGATCATGTCCATGAAAGGACGGCGCGGATAGTCTTCGAGGTCGTCGTTGCGGTCCATCTCGCGCAGGTCGTAACCGCTTTCAAGACGCCAACGTATCACGTCGAGATAGTCGTAGGCGACCTTCTGGTACTCCTCTTCGCTGTCAGGGTCGCGTGCAGGCACCACCGTGCCACGCTTGCGGGTGAGGATATTGGTGACGGAGTAGACGAGTTCGCTTCTGGGGCCGATTCTGTCGCTGTCGTCGTA
This window encodes:
- a CDS encoding molybdopterin molybdotransferase MoeA translates to MQQRFFRVLTVSELVALLRTCAPLGAECPTAGRSDSLPIEDAASLDSSDAPTSLESSGSLDSLDGRVLAKAVVARENLPATHRAAMDGYAVRAADLFGASEGSPAYLDVVGHSAIDARPDVTLGPGQCLGIVTGGTLPEGADAVLMVEYAHDLGGGAIEAHRPVAPWENVMLRAEDAEEGRVVLPAGTLLRPQEVGLLAALGETAPLVHRRPRVAVISTGDELVPADATPRDGQIRDVNTHTLACLVRRAGAVPRCMGLVPDVLPALEAALRQGLETADVVLLSGGSSVGVRDLTVAALERIEGAELLCHGVAISPGKPLIVARVGEKLVWGLPGQVTSAQVVMHVLGMPFLRHLAGWQDAFDMSRWPSRRAVLARNTATRQGREDYIRVRLDPRPDDLPEAVPLFGKSGLLKTLVGSDGVVRIPAEVEGLERGALVDVLLFGER
- a CDS encoding peptidase associated/transthyretin-like domain-containing protein, translated to MAIALLTVLAAWNDTAHAHGVGHVPETLNAEAIRFYYSDGTPMAFAEATLFDPEGVEHQNARTDAKGRIAVLPDKPGSWRLVVSDGMGHRSEMTIAAGADSSTARQPSGNAEGPSGLTATLLGLSLLGNIAMSAALLRRRNA
- the tyrS gene encoding tyrosine--tRNA ligase is translated as MIDIDRQLEHIKRGCAELIDEGELRKKLERGTPLRIKAGFDPTAPDLHLGHTVLIHKLRHFQELGHTVIFLIGDFTGLIGDPSGRSDTRPPLTREQVLANAETYKQQVFKILDPEKTVVDFNSRWMGEFGAADFIRLASRYTVARMMERDDFEKRYKEGRPIAVHEFLYPLVQGYDSVALKADVELGGTDQKFNLLVGRHLQSQYGQEPQCILTMPLLEGLDGVKKMSKSLGNYVGIDESPADMFGKLMSVSDELMWRYFELISSRSLDEIADLRRKVETGEAHPKLVKESLAYELTTRYHGEDKAAEAQQGFNAVFAGGGVPDDAPVHACDHGDDSTPPAFLEAAGLVKSRGEAKRLIKEGALSVDGVRCDDANSPLASGEYVIKLGKKRFLRLTVR
- a CDS encoding DUF4198 domain-containing protein, yielding MRTRIAASVITLLLALPSGAAAHEFALVPQPWQVYHTGQEVPFGLVATHAFLKSEELEDPASVSATYEGKDITLQADSVFLQHEGKVKLGKSGAALLRAHRKGEIWSNTPKGWLKGGRDTHKNAITSNKYEKFAKTLLPVDGKTEGFDKVAGDRLEIVPVDNPLAARPGDTVRFKVLLDGKPFAPESVTATYDGFSDAANTWAYLTEPGGDGLASIRLSTSGLWMVRVEHTDRTKTAEYDAHVMRATLVFPVR
- a CDS encoding DMT family transporter, giving the protein MPRSAKATGYLCALAATVIWSGNFIVARALADTVPPVTTSFLRWVTALVVILPFGLGAVRRDMPLLRANLTYFIMAGITGVSVFNTFIYIAGRTTEAINMALIASSSPVWIIILSRILLGEAVTLRRAAGVAVSLCGTLVLVTRGDFTRLASLRFAVGDLWMLAAALTFASYSVLLRKKPEGISALGSLTTTFAIGVVGILPMLAWEWGHGAQLAVTPAVVGAVLYIGIGASLLAYLCWSVAVERIGPAKSALVYYSLPLFSATEAALLLGETITLAHVASCALIVGGILIATMQRAPAAK
- a CDS encoding TIGR00282 family metallophosphoesterase; translation: MRILVFGDVVGKPGRLALRERLPSLRVAHAADVVVVNGENASGGIGLTVESMRELFACGVDILTSGNHIWKHREIYATLDREPRLLRPANYPDGSPGRGVYVHELSDGRRVAVLNLLGRTYMDALECPFRTADMLLASVPEDVTVRIVDFHAEATSEKKALGWHLDGRVSAVLGTHTHVQTADAMLLPGGTAYLTDLGMCGVEASVLGMDHKVIVDRFLTAMPQRFRPASGRGSLNGVFLEVDDATGQALRMECLREGCPTAVREVWRGEAEMPAEMPAERPDDESGQRP